AACCAGCTCGTCGGCGCGGGCGCCGGGACGCTCACGGGCGGCTCGGGCGTGAGCGGCGGGTACAAGCTTCAGGCGCAGTACGTCCACCGCTCCAACGCGAGCGTGCTGGTGGTGCTGGCCATCACGCCGGCGAACCTCTACAGGGACCCGGGGCTCTTCGTCATGGGCGACACCGCGGGTGGCACGGCGCTGGCCCAGTTCGGTGACGCGGACGCGGTGCAGTGCGAGACCTTCACCACGGGCAACGGCATGGCCGACTTCCTCTTCGTGGTGGACGACAGCGGCTCCATGCAGACGTCGCAGGGCGCTCTGGGTGATGCCGCCCGGGCCATGACCGACCGGCTGGGCAACTCGCAGCTCGACTGGCGCATCGCCATGGTGACCACGTCCTATACCCAGCCGGACTACTCGTGGCCCAACCGCAACGTGTTCCGCGGCTTCACGCGCAACATCGACCAGTTCAAGGCGTGGTTGCAGCAGGGCGCGACGTGCCCGGACCCCACGCAGGGCTGCTGGGTGGGCATCGACGGTGCCAGCGAGGAGCGCTCCCTGGAGGGCGCGCGCGTGGCGGTGGACTACATGACCAACGCCAGCACGCCCGCGGACAAGAAGTACCGCCCGGGGGCCCGGCTCGTGGTCATCCTCCTCACGGACGTGCGCGACCAGCCCGACACCGTCCCGGTCAGCACGTACATCGACTACTTCAAGGGGGCCAACCCCACCGGCGGGCTCATCCAGATGCACGGCATCATCTGTGACCCGGCCGGTGGTGACTGCTACCCGGGTGAGCCCTCCGCCAACCCGCGCCACCTGGACGTCATCCAGGCCACCGGTGGCATCGTGGGCAGCATCCGCAGCACCACGTCCATCCAGGGCGCCATCAACACCATCGTGGACAGCGTCATCGCCTCCACGGGCTACCGGACGCTCAAGCCGCCCATTGGTGCCTCGGTGCGGGTGGCGCTGGAGTCGGTGCAGAACCCCGCGGCGTGCGCGGCGAGCGACCTGCCCCGCAGCCGGACGAACGGCTTCGACGTGGATGGCATCAGCCGGGCGCTGTCCTTCTACGGCGCGTGCCGCCCGGCCTCGGCGGGGGCGACGAAGGCCGCCATCTCCTACCGCTACTGGAGCGACCTCACGCCCAACCAGGACGGCAACCCGCCGCCCTGCTCGACGGACACGGGCTACTACGACCCGGCGGCTCCGGACTTCTGCAAGGGCAACCTCACGTGCAACCGGCAGACGAACCGGTGCGAGTGCCCCGCGGACTGCGGTGGAGTGGGCGCGCCAGGCCAGGTGTGCAACACCAGCAAGGACGTGTGCGCCTTCACGTGCACGGCGGACTGCGGTGGCACGTGCGGCGGCTACCAGACGTGCAACACGTCCACGTGCTCCTGCCAGTGCGTGGCGAGCTCCACGTGCGCGCCGGGCTTCAAGTTCGACCCGGCGGCCTGCGCGTGCGTCTGTGACACGGCGGCGCTCAACTGCGGCTCCACCTACCAGGCCGACGCCAACGCCTGCGCCTGTGTCTGCAAGGCCAACTGCGGCGGCAGCTGCCCGGCCGGGACGGAGTGCAGGCAGAGCATGTGCCGCTGTGAGCCCAAGCTGAACTGAGCGTTTCCCCGAGAGGCGCAGTCCAGGGCCGGAGCCGCGGAGTCCCAGCGGTCTCCGGCCCTCGTGTTTCAGGGCTTCGCCGCCACGCCCCCATTCATGTACGCGGGGACGCTGGCGGGCGTCTCCGGGTTGCGCCAGACGGCGACGGGCTGGACTCCCTCCTCGGTGAGCCGCCACGGCCCGAGCACCGCCTCGAGCTGCGCCGGGGTGCGCATGTGGAAGCCGGGCCCCATCATCCGCACCAGCTCGGGGTGCTCCAGGGCCTTGGGGCTGTCGCAGTCGAAGGCGAGGTAGCTGCCCGGCGGCGCCAGGTCATGGAGCTTCTGGAAGCAGGTGCGGATCTGCTCGTCCGTCATGAAGGCCTCGACGCCCACCACGATGATGCCGAGCCGGCGCAGGGGGCCGAGCACCTGCCGCATGAGGCCCAGGTCCAGGGTGGACAGGTCCGTGGCGTCGCACCGGGTGTAGCCCGTGCCCGGCACGTTGGCGAGGATGCGCTGGCCCAGCGCCACGTTGGAGTCGTCGATGTCCGTGTACAGCACACGCGCCCCGGGCACCGTCTCGTGCACGTTGCCCTGCGTGGGCAGGCCGGCGCCCAGCACGAGGAATTGATCCACGCCCTGGGCCTGGATGTAGCGCGAGGCGCGCCCGATGAAGTCTCGCAGCGCGCGGAACACCGGGCGGAAGTCCTTGAAGACGACCTCGAAGGCCTGTGCCGCCGCCACGTCGACGGGGTAGTGGTGCTTGCCTCCGAGCCAGTAGTCGAACATCCGGCCCGTGTTGGGCACTGTCGGCTCCGCTTCGTGACCCATGTCTGCCTCCCCTCTCCCGCCATGGCGGGGACGGGCGCCACCATAGCCGACGGGAAAGGGAGGTGACGGGGCTGCTAGACTCCTCGGCTCCGGGAGACCGGATCCTTCCCCCCGTGATGGAGTCATCGATGCAGAGCCGATTCCCCCTTGCGCTGGCCGCGACGTTGTTGGGCGCGGCCTCCCTCTCCGCTTGTGGCACCACCCCCGCCGAGGACCGCGAGCGCATCACCTTCCCCGCCCGGGACGACTTCCCGGGCCTGGGCGGCGTGGAGTCCCTGTCGCCCCTCTCTCGCACCTATACGTTCGAGCCGGGCCTGGAGCGCAGCCACCTCTACGTGCAGCTCTTCAGCGCCTCGCTCGGGCATGACCACGTGGTGCGCGCCACGGACTGGTGGGGCTCGCTCGCCTTCGACCCCTCGAAGCTGTCCGCGTGCGTGGTGTCGGTGACGGTGCAGGTGGAGGGGCTCGACCCGGAGCGCGACGAGATGCGAGACCTCACGGGCCAGGAGCGCGTCCCCGCGAGCGACCGGGAGCAGATCCGCGAGCACCTGCGGGCCAAGGAGCAGCTGAACCTGGAGGAGCACAAGACGCTCGAGTTCACCTCGAAGTCCTGCGCGCTCACCGGTGAGAAGGGGCGGGACGGGCGCTCGGTGGTGGCGGTGACGGGGGACCTGAAGCTGCGCGGCGCCACGCGGGAGGTGGTGCTGCCCCTGGAGGTGGCGGTGGACGAGGAGCAGGTCGCGGCCCGGGGCGTGCTGACGACGCGCCACACGGACTTCGGCTTCGAGCCCTATTCGGCGCTGGGCGGGCTCTTCAAGAACAAGGACGAGCTCTACTTCGTCGTCGACGTGCGCGGCCGGCGCGTGGCGGGCAGGTGAGGGCCTGACGCGCCGTGGGGCCGCTCCATGCTCCCCTGGAGGCCACCAGGGGAGCTGGGGCACTGCTTGCGGCGGGGTGTTACTGGACCTGCACCTGGAAGCTGGTGGAGGCCAGCTCGGTGCCGTCCGCGCCCA
The sequence above is drawn from the Archangium gephyra genome and encodes:
- a CDS encoding YceI family protein — encoded protein: MQSRFPLALAATLLGAASLSACGTTPAEDRERITFPARDDFPGLGGVESLSPLSRTYTFEPGLERSHLYVQLFSASLGHDHVVRATDWWGSLAFDPSKLSACVVSVTVQVEGLDPERDEMRDLTGQERVPASDREQIREHLRAKEQLNLEEHKTLEFTSKSCALTGEKGRDGRSVVAVTGDLKLRGATREVVLPLEVAVDEEQVAARGVLTTRHTDFGFEPYSALGGLFKNKDELYFVVDVRGRRVAGR
- a CDS encoding SAM-dependent methyltransferase, with the protein product MGHEAEPTVPNTGRMFDYWLGGKHHYPVDVAAAQAFEVVFKDFRPVFRALRDFIGRASRYIQAQGVDQFLVLGAGLPTQGNVHETVPGARVLYTDIDDSNVALGQRILANVPGTGYTRCDATDLSTLDLGLMRQVLGPLRRLGIIVVGVEAFMTDEQIRTCFQKLHDLAPPGSYLAFDCDSPKALEHPELVRMMGPGFHMRTPAQLEAVLGPWRLTEEGVQPVAVWRNPETPASVPAYMNGGVAAKP